A stretch of DNA from Microbacterium saperdae:
GCACGCACGGTGTCGTCGCTGCTCGCCCCCGGTGGACGCCTCTTCATCCGCGAGGGCCATCCGGTGCTCTGGGCGATCGACGAGGAGCAGACGAGTGGGCTCGTACTGGGATATCCGTACTTCGAGCAGCCCGAGCCGCTCGTCTGGGACGACTCGACCACCTACGTCGAGACCGACGAGAGCATCAAGGCCTCCGTCACTCACGAGTGGAATCACGGCATCGGCGAGATCCTGACCGCAGTCCTGGAGGCCGGGCTGACCATCACGCAGTTCGTCGAGCACACCAGCGTCCCCTGGGAGGCCCTGCCCGGGCGCATGCACCTGGATGACGACGGCGAGTGGATGCTGAGCGAGCATGCGGAGCGGCTGCCGCTGACGTACACGCTGCAGGCGGTCAAGACCGCCTGAGCAGCCCGCAGACCTCCGTCACGGTGTGGGGGCGCCACCCGCGGCACGACCGAATCGCGCCGCCAGGCGGTCGAACGCGACGGAGAGCTCCTCGCCGTCGATCACCTCGATGTCGATGTCGAGCTGCGAGACCCACAGGGCGAGACGGTGTGGATCGTCGGCTCCCAGCTCGACCCGACAGGTCACCTCATCGACCTCCTCGATGTCGACGGGGATGACGATCTTCGCCGCGAGCACGGCGGCGGGCGCATGTACGAGCATCCGGGCGCGATACTTCCAGCTCGCGCGGATCACGCGACCGACCACGTAGTCCACGACGCTCCCTTCCGGGATCACGCGAGGGCGGAACCGCGCGCCCGTCTGCGCCGGCGCGCTCATGCGATCGACGCGGAAGACCCGCCAGTCGTCGCGCTCGAGATCCCACGCCAGCAGATACCACAGCGGTCCCCAGCTCACGAGCCGCTGCGGCTCGGTGTGCCGCGCCTCTTCCCTGCCCCCGGGCTTCGTGTATCCGAACCGCAGACGTTCATGACCGCGGATCGCGAAGGCGACCTGGCCGAGCGCGGCGAGGTCGAGCGAGGGCTCCGTGCCGACCACGACGCTCGTCGCACCACGGACCGCGTCGACGCGCCGTCGCAGACGCGAAGGCAGCACCTGCTCGAGCTTCGCGAGCGCGGTGAGCGACGTCTCCTCCACACCGAGACGCGACGTGGCCACGGATCCCAGTCCGACCGCGACGGCGACGGCCTCGTCGTCGTCGAGCAGCAGCGGCGGCATCGCCGTGCCCGCGACCAGCTGATACCCGCCCGCGACTCCGGGGCGCGCGTCCACGGGGTAGCCGAGGGACCGCAGCTTGCCGATGTCGCTGCGGACGGTCCGCGTGCTGACACCGAGACGCTCGGCGAGCGCGGAACTCGTCCAGTCGCGCGTGAGCTGCAACAGGGAGAGCAGTTCCAGCAGGCGAGCCGATGTCTCCAACATGCTGTCGATCATCTCAGCAATTGCGGAAGCTCGTCTTCCTCATTGGTTGAGAGCGTGGATGCCATGACCGAGAACACCGCACTCATCCCCTTCCGCATCGACATCGCTCAGGCGGACATCGACGACCTGCACGATCGGCTGGCACGCAACCGCTGGCCTCACCCCGTTCCGGGCCGCGACGACCGCACGGACTTCCGCCGTGGCATCCCCCTGACGTATCTGCAGGAGCTCGCCGACCGCTGGGGCGACGGGTTCGACTGGCGTGCGCAGGAGGCGAAGCTCAACGAGCACGAGCAGTTCACCACCGTCGTGGACGGACAGACCTTCCACCTGGTGCATGCCCGCTCGACGAACCCGGATGCCGTCCCCCTGCTGCTGAGCCACGGCTGGCCCGGATCCTTCGTGGAGTACCAGCGGCTTCTCCCGCTGCTGGCCGAAGACTTCCACGTCATCATCCCTTCACCGCCGGGCTTCGGGTTCTCCACGCCGCTCTCGGGATCGGGATGGGAGCTGGCGCGCACGACGGACGCCTACGCCGAGATCATGACGCGGCTCGGCTATGCCAGGTTCGCGGCCCACGGCACTGACATGGGCGCGGGCATCGTCGGACGCCTCGCCGCCGTGCACTCCGAGCGCGTGATCGGCACGCACGTGGGCGGCGATCGCACCTGGCTCGGCCTGGTCGGCACCAAGTTCCCCTCCCCTGCCGACCTGTCCCCCGCAGAGATCGCGCAGCTGGAGGAAGCGCATGCGGAGAGTGCGGCGGAGCGCGGGTACCTCGAGATGCACAACCACCGCCCCGACACGATCGGCCCGGCGCTCACCGACTCCCCGGTCGGGCTGTTGGCGTGGATCGCCGAGAAGTTCAAGCGCAGGATCGATGGTGGCCACCGGTCGCCGGATGTCGACGTCGATCAGCTCCTCACGAGCATCAGCGTGTACTGGTTCACCCGCAGCGGCGCATCGAGCGTGCAGTTCTACTACGAGGCGGAACACGCAGAGCTCGACTTCGTGATGGGCATCGGGGTGCCGTCCGGGTGGGCCGTGTTCGACGCGCATCCGCTCGTCCGACGCACGATGGACCCGTTCGGTGCGATCGGACACTGGAACGAATTCGCCGTCGGCGGGCACTTCCCCGGGATGGAGGAGCCGGCGCTGCTCGCGGGGGACATCCGGGCGTTCGTGCGTGGGATCAGCTGAGGTCGCGACCGGTGGGCTGCGGGACGTTCTCGCAGTCCGCCTCCCGGGTCAGACCGCGGTCGCGCTGATCGACGCGTGCGGGCGGCGGCCCTCCTGCACCCGCGCATCGCTGTCGACGACGGCGAATCCCGCGTCGTCGAGCAGTGCTGTCATCCCCGATATCGACCAGTAGTGCGCGGTGGTCACGGCATGCGAGAACGGTTCGCCATCCACCCCGTCGAAGAAGCCGAGGAGGAGGCCGCCGCCGTCTCGCACCACGCGGCGGGCGGCTGCGAGGAGCGACGGAAGCTCGTGCGGATCGGCGTGGATCACCGAGTACCAGGCGAGTACCCCACTGAATGCGCCCGGCGCGACACCGGTGTCGGCGAGCGACGCGACCCGAAACGGGACGTGCGGAAACCGCGAGGAGGCATGGTCGATGAACTCCGGCACGAGATCGATGCCTTCGATGTCGTGTCCGCGATCGGCGAGGAATGCGGTCCACTGCCCCGGGCCGCAGCCCGCGTCGAGAATGCGGCCGTCGATGGCCGCCGCCCACCGCCCGATGCGTTCCCGGTCGACCTGATCCATCTGCTCGATGGCGCCGAGGAGGGCCGCGTACTCCGCCGCGCGTGCGGAGTAGCTCGCTCGCACGCGCCCGTCGCTCACCGCCTGCCGAGGCGCGGAGGCTCCTGGGGGGAGAGACGACACGGGGATGGATTCCACGTTGGCGAGCTTAGGTCGTCGGCTCGACTGCTGGCATGCTCAGTACGAGCAGAGGCACGCCCCCACGACGCGGACGGCACGCTGCAACGGAGAGGACGCAGGCAATGACGATCATTCGACTGGGCCGACCGACGCCATGGCGTGGCATCATCACCAGCCTCGTCATGGGCGCGGGCGCAACGGTCATCGGCATGCTGCTCGCCCTCTTCAGCTCGCACCCCGAGAACTCACCGCTCCTGTTGTTGTTCCTCCTGCTCCCTGCGATCGTCATCCCGTGTCTGATCGCGCTCAATCAGTACGCGGAGTTCGATCCGCAGACGGGGCTGATCCGCATCAACGGCACTGCGCCCGTTCCGCTCTCGCGCATCGACCGGGCCCGCACGCGGACGTTCCGCGGTGTCAGCAGCATCGACCTCGGTACCGGGCCGACGCGCAAGGAGCGCTTCATGGTGGCGAACGGTCCGTTCGGGAGTCCACGGGTGGAGCGCGACTGGGTACGCCATCTGTTGCCCTACACCGGACTCCCGCGCCGAGGGCAGATGCTCGACGCGGGAATCGGCACGGAGAACCTGGGCTCGGAGACCCTCGAAGACGTGCAGATCTTCGCACAGGATTCGCTCAAGTGACCCGGCGGGCTCGCGACAGGAACGGGACATGATCATGGCGACACGTGAGACGCGGGGCCGGGCGACGAGCTCGATGGCGACGATCGCGGTCTGCGCGATCGCTCTGACCGGATGCATGGTTCCCTCCGCACCGGAGGGCCAGAAGCCTCGGCGGCCGGAAGCCTGACTCTCGAGGAGGCGAAGGCGGGGGCGATCGACATCCGCGACACGCTCGCGGCGTTGTACCCCGAAGAGGACATCGCGGACATCCGCGCGAATGCGACCTCGAAGGCACTCATGCCCTGCGATGGTGAGGAGGAGTTCGCCTGGCCCGGTCGCACCACCATCACCGTGGCCGGCGCCGTCGACAAGGACGACGCGCTGGATGCTGTCGCCGACGGGTGGGGCGAGCGTGCGGGATGGACGGTCGATCGCACGACGTCCGACAAGGGCTTCCCCCGCCTGGTGCTCAATCATGACGACGGCACCCACGTAAACATCGCTTACTTCTACGACGGCGATGAGCTCTGGGTCGACGTGGTGTCGCCGTGCTTCACACTCCCCGGGGGCCTCACCCTGGGAGGCGAGTACTGATCCCTCCGGATCCGTGCAGGTTGCCGATCCGGGCTCGCGATGAGACGGCAGCCCGGCATTTCCGTCAGACCGATCCGTTCGGAGTGAACGGGCTCGAGGGACCGTGGTGACGGCGGGTCTCGGGGTCGATCCAGTTGCCCGAACCGGTCATCCGGTGCCAGCGCTTGTGGAACGCGAGATCGGTGCCGTCTGCTTCGACCACAGCCGCACCGCACAGATCGCAGATGCGCAGGATGACGATGTCACCGTCTGCGGTCTTGATCGAGAACGACCCCGTCGGAAATACGACGCCCATCGTGCTCCTCCTCTCGCGCCCTCAC
This window harbors:
- a CDS encoding helix-turn-helix transcriptional regulator — protein: MLETSARLLELLSLLQLTRDWTSSALAERLGVSTRTVRSDIGKLRSLGYPVDARPGVAGGYQLVAGTAMPPLLLDDDEAVAVAVGLGSVATSRLGVEETSLTALAKLEQVLPSRLRRRVDAVRGATSVVVGTEPSLDLAALGQVAFAIRGHERLRFGYTKPGGREEARHTEPQRLVSWGPLWYLLAWDLERDDWRVFRVDRMSAPAQTGARFRPRVIPEGSVVDYVVGRVIRASWKYRARMLVHAPAAVLAAKIVIPVDIEEVDEVTCRVELGADDPHRLALWVSQLDIDIEVIDGEELSVAFDRLAARFGRAAGGAPTP
- a CDS encoding epoxide hydrolase family protein, which codes for MTENTALIPFRIDIAQADIDDLHDRLARNRWPHPVPGRDDRTDFRRGIPLTYLQELADRWGDGFDWRAQEAKLNEHEQFTTVVDGQTFHLVHARSTNPDAVPLLLSHGWPGSFVEYQRLLPLLAEDFHVIIPSPPGFGFSTPLSGSGWELARTTDAYAEIMTRLGYARFAAHGTDMGAGIVGRLAAVHSERVIGTHVGGDRTWLGLVGTKFPSPADLSPAEIAQLEEAHAESAAERGYLEMHNHRPDTIGPALTDSPVGLLAWIAEKFKRRIDGGHRSPDVDVDQLLTSISVYWFTRSGASSVQFYYEAEHAELDFVMGIGVPSGWAVFDAHPLVRRTMDPFGAIGHWNEFAVGGHFPGMEEPALLAGDIRAFVRGIS
- a CDS encoding class I SAM-dependent DNA methyltransferase, which gives rise to MESIPVSSLPPGASAPRQAVSDGRVRASYSARAAEYAALLGAIEQMDQVDRERIGRWAAAIDGRILDAGCGPGQWTAFLADRGHDIEGIDLVPEFIDHASSRFPHVPFRVASLADTGVAPGAFSGVLAWYSVIHADPHELPSLLAAARRVVRDGGGLLLGFFDGVDGEPFSHAVTTAHYWSISGMTALLDDAGFAVVDSDARVQEGRRPHASISATAV
- a CDS encoding histidine ammonia-lyase, which translates into the protein MGVVFPTGSFSIKTADGDIVILRICDLCGAAVVEADGTDLAFHKRWHRMTGSGNWIDPETRRHHGPSSPFTPNGSV